Proteins encoded together in one Chelonoidis abingdonii isolate Lonesome George chromosome 1, CheloAbing_2.0, whole genome shotgun sequence window:
- the GTPBP8 gene encoding GTP-binding protein 8 has protein sequence MLQLQRLRRVAGANCLLRRHSATWRSSTKNASFAEVLQLEDKKLTGVVFPLQSLERYLAPGVNTASFRTFSPSLDDIHRAEALFKPSGRHVIDYFSSAVRMDHAPQLSQPEVCFVGRSNVGKSSLIKALFSLAPDVEVRVSKTPGHTKKMNFFKVGKYFTLVDMPGYGYRAPQDFADMVEAYLQERQNLKRTFLLVDSVVGFQKADHIAIEMLEEFGIPYVFVLTKIDKAPKGLLVKNVLEIQDLAEKHTQGCFPQLFPVSSIEYSGIHLLRCFIAHVTGNLPMMNS, from the exons atgctccagctgcagaggctgAGGAGGGTTGCGGGGGCAAACTGCCTGCTCCGGAGACACAGCGCTACGTGGAGGAGCTCTACCAAAAATGCATCCTTTGCAGAAGTGCTGCAGCTGGAGGATAAAAAGCTCACTGGTGTAGTTTTCCCTCTCCAGAGTCTAGAGAGGTATCTAGCCCCAGGTGTGAACACTGCAAGCTTCCGGActttcagccccagcctggatgACATTCACAGGGCAGAGGCGCTTTTCAAACCCTCGGGCAGACACGTGATTGATTATTTTAGTTCTGCTGTCCGCATGGACCATGCACCACAGCTGTCACAGCCTGAG GTGTGCTTTGTGGGCAGAAGCAATGTTGGGAAATCCTCCTTAATAAAGGCCTTGTTTTCGTTGGCTCCTGATGTTGAAGTCAGAGTGTCAAAAACTCCA GGCCACACAAAGAAAATGAATTTCTTCAAAGTGGGGAAATActttacattggtggacatgccaGGCTATGGCTACCGAGCCCCGCAAGACTTTGCTGACATGGTGGAAGCCTATTTACAAGAGCGTCAGAA CTTGAAGAGGACGTTCTTATTAGTGGACAGCGTGGTAGGATTTCAGAAAGCAGACCACATTGCCATAGAAATGTTGGAGGAGTTTGGGATCCCTTATGTT TTTGTGTTAACCAAAATCGACAAAGCTCCCAAGGGACTGTTGGTTAAAAATGTACTGGAGATCCAGGACTTGGCAGAGAAGCACACTCAGGGGTGCTTTCCTCAACTCTTCCCAGTCAG TTCTATAGAGTATTCTGGCATCCACCTGCTGAGGTGTTTTATAGCCCACGTTACAGGAAATCTTCCCATGATGAATTCCTGA